In Mus pahari chromosome 12, PAHARI_EIJ_v1.1, whole genome shotgun sequence, the genomic window TCACTTCCGCCTTCCTTTTTGAGATCAGGTCACTCACTGAGCCTGCAGCTCACTTCCTTGGCAAGGCTGACTAGCCGAGGAGCTCTGGGTGTCCTCCtacctgcctccccagcactgggatcaccAAGGATACGGTCAgacctagcttttttttttttttttgcatgaataCTCGgtttccaaactcaggtcctcatgcttacatggcAAGCAGTCCCCCAGCTGAGCCAGTCTCCAGCCCCTGGTGATTTTTTTTGATGGTGTTGGGATGAAAGTGAAGGTACTAGCAATCGTGATCCTATACCCTGTGGTGGGAACAGTCACCCTGTGGGATGGAAAGTCAGGTCTGCAACTTCTGTTTATTCTTTAGGAAAATAATTCTGTATAATTAAAGTCAGAAATTCACAAAATGAATGTGGGTTTCGGTGTCAGTTTAGACATTCACCTAGCATTCTTTATAAAGTGATGTCATATTGCTCAGAGCAGAGAAAGTGTCCTGTGTGACCTGCATATTTTCAACCCTTTTAGAACATGGTTATTTCAGAACCCTGGCACCTGGATTCTTTGGAGAGTTTACCTAATTGGAGCCTAACGCCTAGAAATGATCTGGGTGTCATTTGGGAGGATGTTTTGGGTCCTTCTGAAGACATGCTACAAAGCATGAGAGAATGCTTAGGCAACTCTGGATCTCTCCTTTCAACTTGTCTACCTTCTCATTAGGTGCAGTGAACAACCACTGTATTTCAGGGGAGTTAGTCTTGTAGTTTTTCTGGATAACAGTCACATTGAAATAGAGGTAATGAGAAGACAGCATCTGCTTTAGAGGCTAAAGGAGGCACAGCCTAGGATGTAGGCCAGAAGACATCCTCATGAGCATCCCCATGCTATGATGACCCTTCAAGTTTTTAACACTTTACTCTCAAATATATTATGACTGCCTGTGCTGATCAGCTCACCAGGCAGAATGTATGAACATAGATATGTAATTCAAAATTTAAGCATTTGATTCTACTTCATATACCAATTATACAAGAGCCAAAGACTGCTCCCTGTAAGACCACCCAGAGATACTTCTTTCTAGATAATAACTAATAACATAAAGCCATGTCCCATAAGGAAGTGCCACCTTTTACTTGGCTGGCCACAGGTTTGTCCGGGAGCCAGACATCTCAGTATTGAAGAACACAGGGCAGGTCCCTAGAAGCCATTCTGGATGAAATGAAACTGAGCACAGCTTTCTTTACAGAGTTCCTTACAGTATCTTAACATTAATAATCATAAGCTGAAATGAATAACAGGAGCTAACCTTAAGGAGAGAGCTGTGGACTTGTGCTCACACAGGCACAGCTGGGCTTGAGGGTGACTGCTGAGGAAAAGCCACAACAGCGCTATTCATCAattaaacaaatgtttattgcTTATTCCCCCCAGGTCTCACAGTTGTTGCTGCTAATAGTACTCCAGGTTCTCAGGTTGCGTatttaaggaagagaaaaacagtttGCTATTTTAAATACTGCCACAAGAGAACTGATTTTGATTGATGCTATAATGTATTTGAGGGTTATTAAGGAACTGAAAGGGCAGGTCTGGGTTGTTGTTCCTGAAGTTGAAGCCACAGCACATGGCACTGACACGTGATGGTGACACTGTCACATGTGAAGTGAAGTACTAGTGAGGAGTGAGACCTTCTGTGGCTTCTTGtgactcccacctcaccccagcTCCATGCTGCTGCTCTCTAAGGACAAAGCGCAGCATCTGTAAGAGAAGCTCCAGGCTGCAGTGAGACTGTCTTCTGGGGATGTGTTATTCAGCTGCTCCTTTGAAAGACACATGGATGTGGTCAGTTAGCATCAGCTCCGAGGCAGAAGTCTGAGGTGTGCAGCACAGTGAAGGCCCTGGGGATGACAGAAGTCTTCACTGGGGTGCTGCCAGCTGCAGGGGGACAGAGCACGTCCATTCTCTGAGAGGCCAGACCCTGTCTATCAGGAAAACTTTAGAAATGCCATATATTGTTTTGGGTGTTTTTATGAgtcttgacttttttttccaaaataagaaTGGTTCTAACCATatttttgagggggaaaaaaaataaaaccactacCATATATCAGTCTGACCTTACTTAGTTTCAGGTCTCCATTGCTACAGAGGTAACTGGTAAATAACCTGCTTCATCAAGATTAAATCTGTAATTCCTTTGGATCCTAGGCACAatagtatatttttctttgtttcatgtttgtagacttatttttattttttaatatttgtaagtttttatacatttatagaaTTGTATCACttaccctccctctcctccttcgaGCCCCTCCAATATCCCCCCACTCTCAAATTGAGAGCCTCTTATGCTTTATCACtactacatatatgtacatgtgtatgcaggtatgtaCAAACATAAAACcagcctgctgagtccatttctgttgtttgtgtgaGTATAGTTTGAGGCTGACCACTTTGTACTGGACAGTCAGGAAGGGGTATTCAGTAATTCCAGTCCTCTTACAGTCACTGATCTCATGACCTtgtctttttctgcctttcccaACAGTTTACCTCAGTGTCCCCAGCAGTTCCTGAATTCTTGAAAACCCCTCTAACTGCAGACCAGCCTCCCACAAGGTCTACAGCTCCCGTCCTCCCTACAAACACTGTGTCCTCAGCGAAGTCTGGCCCAATGCTGGTGAAGGTGGGTACCCAAGGCTCCACTCAGTGGCCCTGTCTCAAGCCTGTGGACACTAAACAGAAGCTTGTGTCTTGATCTCCCACATGCTTTTAACCAGGTCCTTCAAAACTAAACTGTAGTGCTTGATAGGCTGAGTCAACACATGACCTGTCCTCATGGTAACAGAAAAATGGTAAGAGAGCTTGGCTTGTATGAAGTGGTGTGCTATGAGGCACACTTCAGGAATCCTTCCATCAGCAGCCCTGCCCACTGAGCACACTCAGATGACTTGCTTCAGTACAGCACTGGAGGTACAACCTCACATGGGTGTCTTTTATTACAGCCAGCTTTGGGAATAATTTATGCACAAAGTGAAGAATCTCTCTGGTGTTCAGATGAGAGTGTATGCTGCTCAGAAACTCTGGAAAGGTTTTGGGGTAGCCATTTGGCCAGAAGAACTTGGTTTGTTCTCAGAGAAGCCCAGTTCATGGTACTGTTCCCCAAAGTGCACTTGGTTGAAATAATTCAGTTAGAAATAAATATCAAAGGAGGGGGGGAAACTTAGATAtatagtacattttaaaagttcttaaagTCCTATAATAAAATGGTAGGAGAGCAAGGaataatttaatcattttatagGTAGCTCTTCCTAAAATTGGCAGCATACGTGTCTCAGAGCTCTTGAACTATGTAGGATATTAATGTTAAGTAACCTTGCAATCATGAAGAAACTGATCCTCAAATAAGTTAAGAAGTGGCGTGGCCAGAAAGGTTCAGTCTCCCAGGTTCTGCTCCAGCCTTTCCTGCCCTGATGGTCAGGCAGCACTCAGTTATAGGGCAAAGGCATGCCTTTCAGATGAGTAAAGTCTTCTCTCCCAGCTTCCCACCAAGGCTTTCTGAGGCAGTGGGAATCGAACTCCAGGACACCTTTCCCCAGCTTAGTACTGGAACCAGGAATATCAGCAAAGTCACTTCCCATCAGATATTGCAGTATCTCCACCCCCTGTATCCCTGAATGGCACTAAAAGAGCCAGGATGCTAGACTGTCCTTGTcaactctctcctcctctgcttccctagtgtttCCTTTTAGGAAGGGCTGTGACTCTGGGGAAGAAGCACCAAGGATGACTGTGTAGTCtcagggcaggcagagggagggccaTCAAGGACTCCTGCAGGGAGGCTTGAGTGCTGTGCTGGAGGGTGTGTGATAGCTGAGCCGGCTGAAAGGCAAGTTACAACCTTGCCAGTTTCTACGGGGTACCTGCTCCCACCACAGCCACCAGTTTCAAGTGCACTGTGTGATGTCCCAAGCACAGATTTATGGAAAAGATGCACACTGAGCTCTTGTGACTCAATCAGCCTGTTTCCATTAGCAGTTTGCAACCCTGCTATAGAAGTCATGCTACAAACCATTCTCTCATGCCGTGTAGTCTGTGCAGGCAGAGGAAGGTGCCTTCCTAGTGAGCATACGCTTTACACTGGCATTCAACAGGAAGGGTGTGCCCAAGTGCATTAACagtttcagtctctgctctagaGCTTCTCTGGTTAGGAACATGTATATGTTGCTGATTCAGAAGATCTGGTCAGTCTCTGGTTAGGAACATGTATATGTTGCTGATTCAGAAGATCTGGTCAGTTGTCTGTGACTAAAGCAGCTTAGGAATGATGTCCTCTTTTGTCTGGGGCttttcattatcttttatttgtatgagtattcatctttatgtatatatgtgtaccatgggAGTGCTCCAAAACCCAGgtgttctgcaagagcagccagtacttttacagctgagccacctctccagcccactgttttgtttcattttgttctttgtcttattgtgttttttctttcttttattgaaaatagatgatTTTCAAATGATATATTTCAATCAAAGTTTCCCCTGTCCCAACTCCTCAAGATTCTCCCCATCTTTCCTCCCTaaactctttctgtctctcattagaaacaggcatctaaagaataataagataagataaaacaaaaatagaccaGAATAGGACAAGCGAAACAAACTTGGCTTGTATCGGGTTTTTATTGGTTTCCTTTTCAGATGAAGCTGTAGTATGGACACCAAAAGGCAGAGAATGAATGGTCTGGTGATTTTGAAACTGAAAAGAACAATGCAGGAAAAGTTGCTTTGTCAATCATAAGACAGGTCAAGAGTATCTAAGCTTATccactagcttacaaataaatgtgaCTCAGACTCTGGTTACTTTATTTGGCCTTGACAATTAGTGGGGTtacccctaatctactcttctacCTGCTGACCTGGCTACCTCCCCCACAGTGTACCCCAGATacctgctgtttctcctggctgtGTGCTCATCACCCATCTGCCCTCATGGcgacttccttctcctcttctcaaGGCTGTGTCCCCCAACCAAGTCACTCCAAACCTAAATTCCTCCAGTAATTAGCTGTAGCCAAGGTTACTTAACCAATGGTTTTTAATCAAAGAACAgtgtttgcacaacaaaagcttatGTAAACTTGAGAAGTCACTGTAGGCATAGGCCTGCTGGTATACAATTTAgtattacaatacatagcaacagaccaagcCTGAACACTtagtattttgaattattttccttaaaactaTCTTATTCTCACTAGAAGGaagcatttacttatttttccatAGCccgtatttttgtttgtttgtgtttggtagtggtggtggttttggttggttggctggctgattggttggctggttggttggttggttggttggctggttggttagttggttggttgattagttggttagttggttggttgattagttgattggttttggtctttggtttttccagacagggtttcactgaatagccctgcctgtcctggaactcactccaggaccaggttggctttgaactcacagagatctgactacttctgcctcccgagtgctgggatgaaaggaatGTGCccatagctatttttttttttaatgtcacacTGTAATAGTGACATTAATCATTTCCTTATTACACTTGCAGTATACAACCTGCTTTTTATAGAAGGTACTATACACGAGTATCTCTGTGTCTCGATGCAGGAAGCCCAGAGTAGATGTCTGTTACTTGTATCGGCAGTGCCAGACCAAGCATCTTGGCTGAGCCAAGGGAGCCACGTAGAATGAAAATCTTTAAATCAAGCTAAGCCTGCATTTGTCTTGTGgttctttgttttgagatagagtcttatgTAACCTAGGTTGGCCTCAgcctctgtagccaaggctgaccttgaactcctgatcctcctgttcctccttcctgagtgctggaattacaggccagGTCAGTGGTTCCTGAAATGTATTTCATGTATTCCTTGCCAAGGCCACGCAGGACGGTCTAAGGCACTCTACTGTCTTACTTGTGAGTCACTAAGACATGCTATCATGTATGTTTCACTCTCCTGGACTGACCCGCACCCCCTCCACAAATAGATAGATGGGTTTATTAGCAGTAAGTTTGAAACTCTTGCTTTAAGCAAGGGTACTACATAGTTATATCAGGAACAGACATTTCCTACACTGTCAAATATATAAAAGTTCCTTTGCACTTTCAACACTGATCAACAGGCAGATTCAGTCCATGTTACTCTGACATGTCTTAAAATGGtctcctttttattatttcctcCAAAATCAGCAAAGCCACCCCAAGAATCCAAACGACAAACACCGCAGCAAAAAATGCAAAGATCCGAAGCCCCGAGTGAAGAAGCTTAAGTACCACCAGTACATCCCACCCAACCAGAAAGGGGAGAAGAGCGAGCCGCAGATGGACTCCAACTATGCCCGCctgctccagcagcagcagctcttccTACAACTGCAGATcctgagccagcagcagcagcagcagcagcagcagcactacAACTACCAGACCATCCTACCTGCACCCATCAAGTAAGCTGTGCTCAGGGATTCGTCCTGCCGTGGCTTGTGTCCCGACTTTGGGAGGATCCCAAGTTACAGAAGGTTGGGTATGTCCAAGTACTCTGCTCACTTGGCTGTGGACCAGACTCACCACACAGTGTCTAAAATCCCACAGCCCTTGTGGCCTGCCATCTGGTCTCTGAGCCTTTCACAACTATTCGGGACCCATCAGCATCAACTGCTGTGAGAAACCCCTCAGGATGCATACCCACCTGCAGGGAAGACACAAGGGCAGAAAGGGAGGAATGAGGGGAAGGTTTGTGGAAAGTTCCACATGGAAGGCTCTTCCAAACAGGGAAAGACGAGCAGCAGCAAGGGTGCTGAGACAGCTGTCTGGTGGGGACCATAATCAGTTCCTAAGACAGGTGAAAGGCAGTAAGTAAAGAGAGCTGTCCGCAGTAGACTCTGTTCCACGTGGCAGACAGTGCAGTGTCTTAGACAGTGGGAACTGGGTAAGACTGGATCATTAAAGACAACAGTTGGATGCTGATAGTGCAGGAGCCTGGAAATGTTCAGGGGCAGAGGGGCCATGATGAGGTAGTGACAGGATGGGTCAGACACGATGTACAGGGAATGGTCTGCATGCCCAGGACCAGAGAAGGATGGCATCTGTACAGCTTGAAACCTGGCCTTAGGGCCAGAGCAGACAAGTTTGTACCCTCAACTCATTGactgaaaattgttttaaatatttacccCAGTATGCTTTTTCTGAATAGGAAACCCCATCTTTCACTTGGCACTTAACCCACCTGGAGAGAAGACTAAAAAAGACAGGAAGCTTCATTAGAAAACACTCTGAGTGAGCTGTTGAGTAAGACTGGGCCCCACTGGCCCGACAGGCCAGGCTAGCTTCTTAGGAAACCCACTAAAAGatgcttttataaaataatagCTCCTCGTAGGGGAGTGATTATCAGTTTGCTTCTCCTAAGATAAAGATGTCATGATGAAGACTAAATCCATTCATTGGTAATGGCAACCATAATGTGAAGCACATGCTTAAAATATCAGCGTGTGGAGATGGGAAAGCACAATATAGCTGTTACTCAAACTTCATGGCAAGGCTGATTCAGAAAATACCCAGGAATGCTCCCTGTGGGGAGAATATTGACTGACAGTAAAACAAGGAGCACAGATAGGGTTCTTACAACTCTAAGATGAGACAGAAGACTCTCATCATTTCACCCAAACCTCGGAGAACTTCATTTCTAAGCTTTAACTGCATCACATCAGGAAGTGCTGAAAGGCGCTGCTGTGACCATGGTCGCCGCTAACGGGCAGCATACGCCACGGCTCTCCTTGCAAGGGCACCTGAGCCGATCCCAGTCCTTTGCCCTTTCTGCATAGAGCACAGAGTGGCCTTCTAAATGTCCTCCACACAGAGATGGAGCTTCTAGGGATTTGAGTGGAGTAGGGTGCAGTTGACATTTCCACAATACTGAGTTTTCCCGTCTGTATCCACAGTTGATTCTCCATGTAAGCTGACAGATTGCTTATAGACCGAAACCTAGACCGAGCTTGACGTaagctctgatttctttttttcttgaagaactgacaagaacagcagcagcagtaacagcagcagcaccagcagcatgCCGGCAAGGAGACCAGGACCACTGCCCTCCAGCTTGGATGACTTAAAGGTGACAACTCCACCTCTAGCTCCTCACCCCTGAGTGCCTTCCTTGCACATGAGCAGGTGGCCAGGTTTGCCTATCATGTGCCAGTTGTCTATAGATGGACAACTTTAGCAATGTACCGGCACCCTTTATggaagtgttttccttttattccctTAGGTGTTAGATTTCAAATAATTGGTACTAATTCTCCGTTACTGACCATGTGCCTCATTCGAGCACCCTGAGAAGAGATCACTTCTCTGTAGTAATTACTGCAATATCACCTGATTTCTAGTTACTGCTCGCAGGCTTCCGTGCCTCCTCTGTAGACTTAAGTTATCACAGTGTGTACAAATGGAGAAAGTCTGTTTATATGTCAGGTCCAGACATCTATTGGGAGTGTCACCGTCCCTCTGTGGGCCACGGAGGTATGTTCTGGTGTTTATGTGTGGGAGACTCCTAAAACCAAGCACCCGATCTGCTTTTGCCTCCAGGTGTCAGAGCTGAAGACAGAACTCAAACTGAGGGGTCTGCCAGTGTCAGGAACTAAACCAGACCTCATTGAACGCCTGAAACCCTACCAGGAAGTGACCAGTAGTAACCTTGCCACTGGCAGTATCGTGGCAGTGTCATCAGCAGCCATTGTCACCAGTAACCCTGTCACCAGTAACCCAGAGGTCACAGTGGCACTGCCAGTCACAACACTGCATAATGCTGTAACAAGCTCTGTGTCCACTTTCAAGGCAGACTTGGCACTTTCTGCACCCAGCACTGTGTCCCATGTTGAAAATGCCCATTCTCCTCTGCCCATCTCCCCATCACCCTCTGAGCAGTCCAGTCTCAGTACCGATGACACAAACATGACAGACACCTTCACAGAGATCATGACTATGATGTCACCTTCCCAGTTCTTGTGTTCATCTCCCCTGAGGGTGGCGAGCCATGATGACAGCCTGAGCCCCTCCAGTAGCACCTTGTCAACTCTAGAACTGGATGCTGCTGAGAAGGACCGCAAACttcaggagaaagagaagcagattGAAGAGCTGAAGAGGAAACTGGAACAAGAGCAGAAGCTTGTGGAGGTCCTCAAGATGCAGCTTGAGGTGGAAAAACGTGGGCAGCAGCGACCGCCAGATCCTCAGCCCAGTGGCCCCCCACATCCCTTTAATACATCAGATCCGAAACATGGCAGTGTTGGGTCCTCCATCAAGGATGAGGCCTCACTCCCTGACTGTTCCAGCCCCCAGCAGCCCATCACAGTACCTGGCCACTCTGTAGGCCAGCCCATCTCCACAGGTAGCCAGACCCTTGTTGCCAAAAAGGCTGTGGTCGTCAAGCAAGAGGTCCCCATGGCCCAAGCAGAGCAGCAGAACGTTGTCTCACAGTTCTACCTTAGTTCCCAGGGACAGCCACCTGCCCTTGTTGCTCAGCCTCAGGCCTTACTGACCACACAGACAACTCAGCTGCTGCTGCCAGTGTCCATCCAGGGCTCAAATGTTACTTCAGTGCAACTCCCAGTAGGCAGCCTCCAACTCCAGGTACGAAGTGTGCTTCACAGTGTTGCCTGACAGAAAATACCGCAGCCATCTCTGAGCTGTTGTCGTGCAGCTACTGTGGGCTGCAGTTTCAGGGGGTGTGGTGTtggtgtgggggaggaggaagggttgGTCTGGCTAGCACTGTGTTTACTTCATAAAACCCAGCAGGGTGGCCTCCTGTTCCATTCCCTGTTCTCTTGGATGCACATGCTGCTCTCAAAGcagactcaggttcagttcctagcaaccgcATCAGGCAGGTTACAACTGtctaatttcagttccaggagatcctatGCCCTCTTGATTTCTTTGGgaacctgcacacatgtgaacaaaaactcacaaaggcacacagacctaaaaatacatatttaaagattAATGACATTATCATAGGCTGTGTACCTTGAATACTTCACTCTCTGCCCTGGTTCCAAGTGACATTCCATTTCTAGGATTCCGGAGACAGATATGACTTGTAATCCCATGTCTTCTAGCTGGGGATGGTGGCAGGTGTCATATGCCTGTTCTTGAGAGGTGCCATTTATATAAGAATGCTTCAGCTGAGGAAAACATGAAGTGGGGTTGTCTTGGCTGCAGAGACCTGCAGATTGGCTCTCTTGCTGTATAGTGCACTTCTGGCGGACCTTACCCAGAGGTGGTCATAAGGAAAACAAGCCATTTGATCCAGTGATTCAGCTTTAATCTGCCCAGAACCTGTGGCAGGAGTCAGTACCTAAACACCCTCAACAAGTGTACAGCAATCTGACACCCCTGCTTTCTGGGCAGAGGTATGCAGAGTACGCGTGAGTTAGAAATCTATTCTAGATGTGTATTGGGTTGCCAGTGGATCCAAATCCTCTGTTGCCATTGATACAAGAAGAAAACCTGTTTTCTACTAGTCCTGTATACAGCTGTATGCCCAGCATCTCTGGCTATTCCTAGACTGTGTATACTACAAGCTTAAAAGCAATTCTGTAGGCTGTTAGGTATCATGGGTTACAGTGTGTAGAGCTGTCTTGTTTCCATTATCGGCTTTCAAAACTTTTCAAGTGAAATCTTAGCCACCTTAAGGAACAGTGAGGTTAAAAAGACAGCTGTCTGCCATTTGTCACTGATTTAGGATTGTCATCGAACTCACTCACTTGATACAAGTCCCAGTATGTTGTTTGGGTCGGTGACTGTACATAATGAAGCACTGTGTTTCTCAGGAAGCTAGACAATTTTGAACCCTAGTCCCGTCTCCAAAGAAGTAGAGAGgggtgacagagaaagagaaaaattgctAAAGATCAGATGTATACAGATGGACCAAAGTGTGTGACTATAACCATTGTGTCATGTCAGCTTAGCTGTGTATCCCAAAGCAGACAGTTACACTGCGTCATAAACTCAATTCCAGATGTGCTTCTTTACactaagattaatttttattttcttcctagaCCCCAGCACAAGGAAGAGTTCCGGCTCAGCCTCATGTAGCTGCTGCCACACAAGCCCCAGCGGCAGCCCTGCCCTCGGCCTTGACCTCAGCACCGCCTCAGAAGCAGGAAGCCTTCCCGCAGCGCGTGCTGGGCCAGCCGCAGCCAGTCAGAAAGGTGGGATGCTTACAGTGAGAGACTAGTGCTGGTCTTTTCTGTCACCTCTCCCCTGTCAGTGAGCATCATCCCCGTGTCCTTTGGGAAGGCTGCAGTCCTCTGCCATAGAGCAAACCTTGGATCCAAAGCTATTAGAGCACAGATACTTGGGCTGGGACTGGGGCAGTCCCTTAGATGGTTAAATAGTCCAAGCCTTTGCCAGGGAAGTTCCCAGAGCTTGTTTTTATAATTCTGGTAGGATAGATTTATTAAATTTTGAGgtatatttcttttctaattaaaTGTGCTGTTCCATGGGGAAAGGTAGTTGAAGATAAAAAAGATATTTCTGGGATTTCTCTCTCAAGTTAGAACTTTATATGTTTTCATCTATAAGAGTCTGTGCCACATcatggagaaagagctgaggtCCGGTGTCACATGCCATCACTGGGAAAGctgaggacagcctaggctacataggcaaactctttctcagaaaaagggaaaaaagagaaaaagatgtaaCCTTAAGGCCTCAATCAGATGATCTTATCCCGGGTCTTAGCTAGACTGAGCTTTGATCTTGAACAGGTAATTAGGCTCTGTCATCTGTAAGCTTAGGTAATCCTGAACCACGGGAGCTGAGACAACAGAGGGTCCGCTTCTCAACAGCAGCATTGATATGAGTGAAG contains:
- the Mrtfb gene encoding myocardin-related transcription factor B isoform X1, whose product is MDHTGAVDTEEELGPLAHLAPSPQSESVAHEFQELSLQSSQHLPTLNERKNGSIVFGESGLQLPLPAQSVSTVLQLRLQQRRTREQLVDQGIMPPLKSPAAFHEQIKSLERARTENFLKHKIRSRPDRSELVRMHILEETFAEPSLQATQMKLKRARLADDLNEKIAQRPGPMELVEKNILPVDSSVKEAIIGKGVVKEDYPHTHGEFSFDEDSSDALSPDQPASQESQGSAASPSEPKVSASPPPVTASTPAQFTSVSPAVPEFLKTPLTADQPPTRSTAPVLPTNTVSSAKSGPMLVKQSHPKNPNDKHRSKKCKDPKPRVKKLKYHQYIPPNQKGEKSEPQMDSNYARLLQQQQLFLQLQILSQQQQQQQQQHYNYQTILPAPIKTDKNSSSSNSSSTSSMPARRPGPLPSSLDDLKVSELKTELKLRGLPVSGTKPDLIERLKPYQEVTSSNLATGSIVAVSSAAIVTSNPVTSNPEVTVALPVTTLHNAVTSSVSTFKADLALSAPSTVSHVENAHSPLPISPSPSEQSSLSTDDTNMTDTFTEIMTMMSPSQFLCSSPLRVASHDDSLSPSSSTLSTLELDAAEKDRKLQEKEKQIEELKRKLEQEQKLVEVLKMQLEVEKRGQQRPPDPQPSGPPHPFNTSDPKHGSVGSSIKDEASLPDCSSPQQPITVPGHSVGQPISTGSQTLVAKKAVVVKQEVPMAQAEQQNVVSQFYLSSQGQPPALVAQPQALLTTQTTQLLLPVSIQGSNVTSVQLPVGSLQLQTPAQGRVPAQPHVAAATQAPAAALPSALTSAPPQKQEAFPQRVLGQPQPVRKVFTNSAANTVLQYQRQPGPTNQQPFVSKTSNPALQSRSSPLAPLQNGPSLASKPSSPPPPQQFVVQHSLFATPVTKTKDPPRYEEAIKQTRSTQPALPEVSSVHSQQMDDLFDILIKSGEISFPIKEEPSPISKMKPVTASISTMPVNTVVSRPPPQVQIAPPISLEPVNSLSASLENQLEAFLDGTLPPATDAAPLQNSSEDREPFSLIEDLQNDLLSHSSMLYQSHSPMETSEAQLVSGTPCLSLDLSDSNLDNMEWLDITMPTTSSGLTPLSTTAPSMFSADFLDPQDLPLPWD
- the Mrtfb gene encoding myocardin-related transcription factor B isoform X5, which produces MIDSSKKQPQGFPEILTAEDFEPFKEKECLEGSNQKSLKEVLQLRLQQRRTREQLVDQGIMPPLKSPAAFHEQIKSLERARTENFLKHKIRSRPDRSELVRMHILEETFAEPSLQATQMKLKRARLADDLNEKIAQRPGPMELVEKNILPVDSSVKEAIIGKGVVKEDYPHTHGEFSFDEDSSDALSPDQPASQESQGSAASPSEPKVSASPPPVTASTPAQFTSVSPAVPEFLKTPLTADQPPTRSTAPVLPTNTVSSAKSGPMLVKQSHPKNPNDKHRSKKCKDPKPRVKKLKYHQYIPPNQKGEKSEPQMDSNYARLLQQQQLFLQLQILSQQQQQQQQQHYNYQTILPAPIKTDKNSSSSNSSSTSSMPARRPGPLPSSLDDLKVSELKTELKLRGLPVSGTKPDLIERLKPYQEVTSSNLATGSIVAVSSAAIVTSNPVTSNPEVTVALPVTTLHNAVTSSVSTFKADLALSAPSTVSHVENAHSPLPISPSPSEQSSLSTDDTNMTDTFTEIMTMMSPSQFLCSSPLRVASHDDSLSPSSSTLSTLELDAAEKDRKLQEKEKQIEELKRKLEQEQKLVEVLKMQLEVEKRGQQRPPDPQPSGPPHPFNTSDPKHGSVGSSIKDEASLPDCSSPQQPITVPGHSVGQPISTGSQTLVAKKAVVVKQEVPMAQAEQQNVVSQFYLSSQGQPPALVAQPQALLTTQTTQLLLPVSIQGSNVTSVQLPVGSLQLQTPAQGRVPAQPHVAAATQAPAAALPSALTSAPPQKQEAFPQRVLGQPQPVRKVFTNSAANTVLQYQRQPGPTNQQPFVSKTSNPALQSRSSPLAPLQNGPSLASKPSSPPPPQQFVVQHSLFATPVTKTKDPPRYEEAIKQTRSTQPALPEVSSVHSQQMDDLFDILIKSGEISFPIKEEPSPISKMKPVTASISTMPVNTVVSRPPPQVQIAPPISLEPVNSLSASLENQLEAFLDGTLPPATDAAPLQNSSEDREPFSLIEDLQNDLLSHSSMLYQSHSPMETSEAQLVSGTPCLSLDLSDSNLDNMEWLDITMPTTSSGLTPLSTTAPSMFSADFLDPQDLPLPWD
- the Mrtfb gene encoding myocardin-related transcription factor B isoform X6; its protein translation is MIDSSKKQPQGFPEILTAEDFEPFKEKECLEGSNQKSLKEVLQLRLQQRRTREQLVDQGIMPPLKSPAAFHEQIKSLERARTENFLKHKIRSRPDRSELVRMHILEETFAEPSLQATQMKLKRARLADDLNEKIAQRPGPMELVEKNILPVDSSVKEAIIGVVKEDYPHTHGEFSFDEDSSDALSPDQPASQESQGSAASPSEPKVSASPPPVTASTPAQFTSVSPAVPEFLKTPLTADQPPTRSTAPVLPTNTVSSAKSGPMLVKQSHPKNPNDKHRSKKCKDPKPRVKKLKYHQYIPPNQKGEKSEPQMDSNYARLLQQQQLFLQLQILSQQQQQQQQQHYNYQTILPAPIKTDKNSSSSNSSSTSSMPARRPGPLPSSLDDLKVSELKTELKLRGLPVSGTKPDLIERLKPYQEVTSSNLATGSIVAVSSAAIVTSNPVTSNPEVTVALPVTTLHNAVTSSVSTFKADLALSAPSTVSHVENAHSPLPISPSPSEQSSLSTDDTNMTDTFTEIMTMMSPSQFLCSSPLRVASHDDSLSPSSSTLSTLELDAAEKDRKLQEKEKQIEELKRKLEQEQKLVEVLKMQLEVEKRGQQRPPDPQPSGPPHPFNTSDPKHGSVGSSIKDEASLPDCSSPQQPITVPGHSVGQPISTGSQTLVAKKAVVVKQEVPMAQAEQQNVVSQFYLSSQGQPPALVAQPQALLTTQTTQLLLPVSIQGSNVTSVQLPVGSLQLQTPAQGRVPAQPHVAAATQAPAAALPSALTSAPPQKQEAFPQRVLGQPQPVRKVFTNSAANTVLQYQRQPGPTNQQPFVSKTSNPALQSRSSPLAPLQNGPSLASKPSSPPPPQQFVVQHSLFATPVTKTKDPPRYEEAIKQTRSTQPALPEVSSVHSQQMDDLFDILIKSGEISFPIKEEPSPISKMKPVTASISTMPVNTVVSRPPPQVQIAPPISLEPVNSLSASLENQLEAFLDGTLPPATDAAPLQNSSEDREPFSLIEDLQNDLLSHSSMLYQSHSPMETSEAQLVSGTPCLSLDLSDSNLDNMEWLDITMPTTSSGLTPLSTTAPSMFSADFLDPQDLPLPWD